A genomic segment from Triticum dicoccoides isolate Atlit2015 ecotype Zavitan chromosome 1A, WEW_v2.0, whole genome shotgun sequence encodes:
- the LOC119359344 gene encoding E3 ubiquitin-protein ligase RDUF1-like: MDTSPAASAASYWCYSCDRFVRAASSPEGGGDVACPDCGGGFLEEMRRTPPAPAYLRRPRAHHANDLRLRRSRRAAAAAAAAASAGGGGDRAPFNPVIVLRRSALGAGAAAGEDNNGDDDSALAAASSFELFYDDGAGSGLRPLPESMSDFLMGSGFERLLGQLAQIEAGGLTRARETPPASKAAVESMPTVAIAASHVAADCHCAVCKEPFELGAEAREMPCAHIYHEDCILPWLQLRNSCPVCRHEMPTDTAAARSQAASAGAEEETTVGLTIWRLPGGGFAVGRFAGGRRPEERELPVVYTEMDGGFNHGGAPRRISWGSRQSRSTERSAIRRVFRNMFACFGRGHSASSHASSSHMRPEEMTEASDHSAVFSHGSRSRSMSWRLEDGHADTMVQR, from the coding sequence ATGGATACCTCCCCCGCCGCCAGCGCGGCGTCCTACTGGTGCTACAGCTGCGACCGCTTCGTGCGCGCCGCGTCGTCGCCGGAGGGGGGCGGCGACGTCGCCTGCCCGGACTGCGGCGGCGGGTTCCTCGAGGAGATGCGCCGGACCCCGCCGGCCCCGGCCTACCTCCGCCGCCCGCGCGCGCACCACGCCAACGACCTGCGCCTCCGCCGCAGCCGCcgggccgccgctgctgctgccgcggcCGCCTCCGCTGGGGGAGGGGGCGACCGCGCGCCGTTCAACCCGGTCATCGTGCTGCggcgctcggcgctcggcgcgggggcggcagcgggggaagacaACAACGGCGACGACGACAGCGCGCTCGCCGCGGCCAGCAGCTTCGAGCTCTTCTACGACGACGGGGCGGGCTCGGGCCTCCGCCCGCTGCCGGAGAGCATGTCGGACTTCCTCATGGGGTCCGGCTTCGAGCGCCTCCTCGGCCAGCTCGCGCAGATCGAGGCCGGCGGGCTCACCCGGGCCCGCGAGACCCCGCCGGCGTCCAAGGCGGCCGTCGAGTCCATGCCCACCGTCGCCATCGCGGCCTCCCACGTCGCCGCCGACTGCCACTGCGCCGTCTGCAAGGAGCCCTTCGAGCTCGGCGCCGAGGCCAGGGAGATGCCCTGCGCCCACATCTACCACGAGGACTGCATCCTCCCCTGGCTGCAGCTCCGCAACTCGTGCCCCGTCTGCCGCCACGAGATGCCCACCGACACCGCGGCGGCAAGGTCACAGGCCGCCAGCGCCGGGGCCGAGGAGGAGACCACCGTGGGCCTGACCATCTGGAGGCTGCCCGGAGGCGGGTTCGCCGTCGGGAGGTTCGCCGGCGGGAGGAGGCCCGAGGAGAGGGAGCTCCCGGTCGTTTACACGGAGATGGACGGCGGTTTCAACCACGGCGGCGCGCCGAGGAGGATCTCGTGGGGGTCAAGGCAGAGCCGGTCGACCGAGAGGAGCGCCATTCGACGCGTCTTCCGCAATATGTTTGCCTGCTTCGGCCGCGGTCATTCGGCGAGCTCCCACGCTTCGTCCTCCCACATGAGGCCCGAGGAGATGACCGAGGCATCGGATCATTCCGCCGTGTTCAGCCATGGCTCGAGAAGCCGGAGCATGAGCTGGAGGCTGGAAGACGGCCATGCCGACACGATGGTGCAGCGATAG